The DNA segment AACGTCGCCGCCGCGGCATTTGCCGACTAAAGCGCGTCAGTCGGTCGTTTCCACTTTGACCAGAATCCGCAGCTGGTTGTGCCGCGTGGCGTCGTTGAAACTGTTGAATCCGCTATGCCGGCTGTTTTCGTCATCGACGTTGCCGGCAATTTCGACCCATTCGCCCAGATTGGCGCGTATCGAGGTCTGTGCCGACTGGGTGTCGAGTTGGCCATTCTGGCGAAAGCGATCGGACCAGGGGGCAACGTCGATGATTACTTGCCGGCCGACCAGGCGCGGAGTGACGGCGAATCCGGTCGTCGCTTCGACCATTTGGGTGTTGCTGTAAACGCTGGCGCCGTAGCCGTATTGGTAAGCATTGTATTGATGCACCGGCCGTACCTCGCCGGTTCTGATGATGGCCGGCTGGCCTTCCAAGGTGCGCAATTGTTGGTGTTGTTGCCGGTTTTCCAAATCGGCCGTGTTGCCGACCATGCCGCGCATCCGAATCGCATCCGGCGACACTGCGATTGCCGCTTCTGCGTTGAGTTCGGCGGCGGTTTTGCTGCTGCTTTGCAAGACGCTGATCACCAGGTTGCTGAGGCGGGCGTCCAGTTTGCGCACCAGGGACTGAATGGTC comes from the Methylomonas sp. EFPC3 genome and includes:
- a CDS encoding secretin N-terminal domain-containing protein → MKFKAAGLALAILAGQAALADEPVMEVIPLANRPASEILPLLAPLLDANDRVVDNGSSLIVRTHPDRLETIQSLVRKLDARLSNLVISVLQSSSKTAAELNAEAAIAVSPDAIRMRGMVGNTADLENRQQHQQLRTLEGQPAIIRTGEVRPVHQYNAYQYGYGASVYSNTQMVEATTGFAVTPRLVGRQVIIDVAPWSDRFRQNGQLDTQSAQTSIRANLGEWVEIAGNVDDENSRHSGFNSFNDATRHNQLRILVKVETTD